The Telopea speciosissima isolate NSW1024214 ecotype Mountain lineage chromosome 11, Tspe_v1, whole genome shotgun sequence genome includes the window ATgggcacataatatttaatattaaaggTACACACTATTATTATTTATACAcctatgtatatatgtatatattcatttaaataaaagagagaaaatttttaATCCCCATATATCTTACTTTGATGGTTTACCCTTAGGTAATAACCTATTATTGCCTTGTTTAGCCAATAAAgtgtattattatttaattatttatattattatgtaatacatttttttattcaaatttttgtttaattgatGTTTTTATGTTCATTATGCTGTTTTTAAGTGAAAATTACAAGTCCATAAATATTTGTGTTAAAACAACAGAAAAATCATTCTCTGGGACACTTACTATCGCGTCGACTCCCGACAGACTCAACCTCCACCGAGTGACACACCTCCTCAGGAGTAGCCTTCCAGCTCGAGTTCCTTATGTTTAGCCTGACTTGTCttgatgtagttctgactttccttcttttttttttagcatggtttatgtagtagttttattttttgttagcTGATGTACTTGGAAGTAGCACTTCCAACTGAACTCATGTAGTGGCTTTGACCACAGTTAACTttttattaatgtaaatatgctttctatcttttatttacatttaccaCCCTGtggcttttaattattaaatgttttattatttgtattttattattcctattctaccgtctgtgaatgtagaaagagcttcacgctctgataccaagctctgtcacaccccaaaccaccccctgggaggattagataggtgatccgaattgcataacggtaatccgccaaatcccacggatctagaagcagttaatcaattcacagacacacatccttagtaatacaacatgtaactcagagtgctgcagagaactatatttacattgaaagaaaagggaaagcgTAGTAGTACAAGAAATGATGTTATTTACATTAGTAGGttgaatcattccctctctcacacccacaaacaaaacagtaaaagctaatatatacatcaactgaaacaaaagaaaagtatacaCAGGGTGAGGTAACttgagccccaaaaagaaagaaagaagaaactacAAGTAGagagacggggataaactcctgtcaaagacaaaaaagagtctccaaaacaaaaagcatcagctGCACCCTTCATAGGTCATCATCAATAATCACTGAGAATACTCGCATcaacggtatgacctccgtcggggtccataccaatatcatcataaccaccatggctctcctctcggttaagcctccccgccacaatgacatctacctgcagaatcatctaattgaaaaaaatatataatagagtgttaCACCCGTGACCCAACTCATACTAATAATACTTGTGTATGTGTTGTTGCGTAGCTTATACAGCCCTTCGAAGTCTCGAAGGAAGACCTTGACTAGGCAAGCTTTAGACTTAGACCTTGTACCTTGTTGTTTGCTCATTTTACATGATTTGGTTCCTGATCATTGCCTTGGCTTCTATGTGTATTATTGATACTCTTTCATGTCCTCCCTGCATGTATAACAACCCCAATTAGAACCCCTTTTAAATCGTTACCCTAATATCCTCGAAGTAGACAAGGTCGTCGGAGTTGATTCAAATTTTGTTATGCTGTTAACGCACTACAACCATATTTGAACCCAATTTCGAGGTCCTTCCCTTCTGATTTGATCAATGGTTTCTCCATGAAAAATGTATCCCTTTAAGTATAGTTTACAACCCATTTTGAATCACATCATTTCGTTATATATCAATCAAGTTATGGCCAAAAGAGTGGGCAGAGGACTGCTGTATTTTGACCCAACGGCTCATGCCTGGGAAACCGGCGGACGATGCACACAGTCCGCTACTGCATCATCCGCCAAGTACAAAAATGATGTTATTTCAGTCTAGTTTCATCTTGCCTAGACCTAGGACTTAACCCTTGGTTATTTTAGACTATTTGTGGTCCATATgacctaactaaaccctaagacctatttggattctattatgttttaaaattCATTTCAAGCCCCAAATCAACCCCAACcaaatacacctttgaatccttatcaaaataggtggaaaccacagccccctctcatttctcccatctccaacacctgagagaagagagagaacatgggaagcaagaaggaaagagagaaggaggaagaaggagaaagaagaaagaaggaggaagaaggagaaagaagaaagaagaaggaagaagatcactCCCTTGCTATCCCAAATCCATCTTTGCACCATGTGTGAGCTCTGCCTTCTTTCCAGCTCCAAGCTTGGAgcccatggaggagaagaagattgaggcACTCCAAGCTCAAGAACACCTCCCCTCTGCTGTTCCATTGATTCCCCATTGTAAGAAACcctttccctctctatttctattGCTTTCTCTTAGGTTTAGATGAGTTAATGATCAATATTAGTTCAGATCATGGGGTTTCTTGCTCTAGATGCTTTATCccttctatttgatgttaaagacATCAAATATTGACCTAGAATCACCCATTCTCAGCCCCATGGCTTAATTGCCATGaaaccctcttgaagaacctccaatttgaggattcttgatgttgGAGTCCATCCAATCTCCTACCAAACCATAGGGCTTCTATTTCTAATTAGTGTATTCACCTAATTGGATGCCTAGAGCACCATTTGGAACCCTTGAACACCCCATTCCCTTGCCTTTGGCTGAGATGCCATGAAACCCCCCCTTCTATAAACCTTCATTTTGAGGTTTTGAGCACTGAACACACAATCCATGTCTGGGGACCTAATTAGGATCCAATGTACATGCTTAATGGCTCATTTGGAGGCCTAATACATTAACCCATAGGTCCCAACCGATCCCATGGCCATTAACCAGGGTCTGGAATCAATCCAAGCCATTTCCTGCACTTTCGGGCTCTAGCAGACGATACAGCCATCGTCTGCCAGGGTAAAATTGAGCACAGCCCGTCCATTTTATTTAAAGGCCACATTGCCTGCATAGTCCGCCAGGTGCATGATCCACCTAGGCCAAATTGATACTGAATTGGAGTTTTTAATTTCGGACCTTGGACCCTGACACTCTCTCACCTACTGTATACTTGTATGATGACATTCTAGGCCAGCGTATGCGTACGGGAGGACCATATACTACACGGAAGATAAGATTACCTATGCTTCAACGAAGTAAGTAGATTaaacacttgaactattttatggagTGTTTCTCTTTAGGCATCCGGTTAGTTATGCATGTTGAATTAATTAGGTATCATGAGCATGACTATCTCTCCTGTGTTATGTGTAATGAATGGGGCGGGTTTATTCATGTATGAATAATGATGGACTTTACATATTGATCATGCTATTATGGGGGTGTGTAGAATATAAgatgttttatttataattctttaTTATGATGGATTGTGGAATTGATTCGGGTGTGATCGGCCGACCATTATCTCGGTAACACACCCACCGTATTGTTACTTTGGTATGGGTGTAAGTCGTAAAATGAGAAGGTAGTGACATCCAAATTAGGCATTATGGACTCAACCTCCGGATTACACTCGCAATGTGTAGAATTGTAATCATTATCATTGCATTCTATGGTCGTCCGTTGGCTAGGAGGGGATgaacccagtactacgacccttccGACAGGGGTGGAGGTGTcgggcaaacccatgggtcccgatCGTATTTTGGGGTAGCCCACCATGTAGTCATCGTCGAACTTCGGTGATGCTAGGATGGGGTTTATATTGGGGGCTCACGGACAATCTCGGTGATCGAGTCCGATCTCACGGGTTTCCTAGGTAATATGGGGTTGACATGGTCGGAATACCATCTATTATGACACCGTTATTTGTCATCCGTTTATTGCACCTTTATTATCATCCGTTTATGGCACCATTATTATCATCCGTTTATGGCACCGTTATTTTCCATCCATTTATGGTACCGTTGGCCGATGATGCTCCTTATGTTACTGTAGTACTTGACCTGACCTAGAGTCTCATTGTTAGGGGGGAAAGGTATCGAATAAGAACATTCATACATTATGTGTGATGAGtatactttagcatgcattgatgaTGTATCTATTTAATGTATTGCATTTGGTTTGATCGCTTGCTGGGCTttgtaagctcatccctcggaAACCTTGTTTTTAGATGTGGATACAGGGGCTACAGATACTATTGGAGGAGATTCGACATTACCCTTGGGCGAGGACTTAGAGGCTTGGGGCACTCAGCTAGAGTCAGAGCTGACATTGGATTATCTTTGCAATGAGTGCACCCAAGAGTGTTATTAGTTTGAGCCTGGGGTTCGAACTTGATTGGGATACCTCGTTCTTGTGGATTCGAGGATGAATGTAATAATGGCATTGTTACtttacttttcttctcttactaTTATATGATTTTAGTGCTGGTCATATAACTGTGACTTGAGATATTTGTGTTAAACTGTTTAATTTACTTATAAGATATCACATAGAACTCCTAATTAATGGTGATCATTTTGTATATATTCTTCCGCCATAACTCTGATTTCTCCTTATTCATTGACTGAGAAGCCTAGTGGTGTACATGATACAGCAAAGAATGTCGACCCTGTCGAATGATTTGGGATACGGGGGTATTCCCGTCATAATTCCCATGGTCAAGAaattggggtgtgacaatatggtatcagagcccctTTTGCCCTGCCATGTACACTACCAGATCTGATCTATCTCAATCCATTCCGCGTTAGGGTTCAAAATATAAAAACTTTAACAAACACAAATAAAGAAATTAAGGTAGAGACATGCTGATGATTGAAATAAAAAACTGTATTAGGTAGAAATTAATTTTACATAGTTTGGCCGTCCAAGGCCAACATAACTCGAATAACATTGTATGGAATAAACATGAAAAAGTACAAGTGGATGCTACAAAGATTACTGAGGCGGTTTGGCCGTCCAAGGCCAACATAACTCGAATAACATTGTATGGAATAAACATGAAAAAGTACAAGTGGATGCTACAATGATTACTGAGGCATTTCAAAAGATGAAACCCATGGAGTTTATCGGGCTAAACAAAGATCTATTGCACCCGGTAGTGTGGGTCGGGGAAATGGAGAAGACCTTGACAATGATTGATTGTACTGAAGATTACAAGATGTGGTGTGCCGCCTACATGTTGAAAGGCGAAGCGAATGATTGGTGGAGATCTACGGAGCCTAACCTTGTTGTTACCCATCCTAACCTTACATGGGAACAGTTCAAGGAGGCCTTCTTCGAAAATTACTTTCCAAAGAGTTATCGAGAAAggaaggtggcaaagttcatggATGTCTCTCAAGGATCCAAATTagtccttgagtaccagcagGAGTTTAAGGAGCCGCTCCATTTTGCTTTTATTCATTTGAAGGACGATGTTAAAAAGGGCAAAGGGTTTGAGAAAGGTTTAAGGCCGGGAATGAGCTCGATGTTAGTGTCTCATGGGCCCCAAATCTATGCTAAGGTGGTTCAAGTAGTTAAGTCTATTGAGGACAGATAGAGGAACTCTTACCTTGCTCAATCTAGTTATGGCAAGAGGATAGACATGACATCATTTAGCTGTGAACTGGACAAGTTTCCTCGAGCACAGTACTCGAGCTATGCTCCTACCTATTACAAGCACGCAGATTCAACTCAGCCCGCACAGCCTGCTCAGTTTGCAGCTTCTTCCCTACCAACTAGAGGTACTGTATGGTGTTACAATTGTAACAAGCATGGACATCTCTCTAGGGCTTGCCCTGAGTCTAAGCCTTGGGTGTCACGGACTACAACTTAGCCTTCAGCCTTACATGCATCATATTCCAAACCGGTTGGCAAACCCCCTGTGCCAACACAAGGTAATAGAATCCCAGCCCAAGCATACATTATGACTGATGCCGAGGCAGAGGCAACACCGAGAGTGCTGATAGGTAACACCCTGACTTTGAACTACTTGAGTTAATGTTTTGCATCATGTCATTTCACACATGCATAGTGGTATGATATAATTGTAATAGGTATCATTTCTATTGCTTCTATCCCTGCATACATTCTCTTTGACTCGGGAGCGTCGCATTCTTTTGTATCCTCTTCTTTTGCCAAGAAGTTGAGTATTAGCCTGAAGAGTCTAGTGCAAGGATTAGCGGTTAGTACACCTACAGGAGGTGTGGTTGGCTTAGACACAGTTTATGAACCATGTCCCGTACAGATCTATGGTCGAGATAGGATTGCACACCTTGTGGAGTTGGACATAAAGGACTTCGATGTAATTTTGGGTATTGATTGGTTGGCTTCCTATAAGGTAAATCTAGCGTATGTGGAACAATAAATTGTTTTCAAATCCACCGATGGAGAAGAGTTTGTATTCAAAGgtgataggaagaagaaatccaagAGGCTTGTAATTTCGGCTCTTCACTCCAAGAGACTTATGGATCAAGGATGTGAATGCTACCTAGCATCGGTAATTGACACAGAGGCTAAGGTGAAGCCATTAGAAGAGTTGAGTTTCATGAAAGACTTTTCGGGTGTGTTTCCGGATGATTTGAAGGAGTTGCAAGAACAGTTGCAAGATttattgaagaagggtttcattcgTCCTAGTGTGTCTTCATGGGGAGCACTGGTCCTCTTGTCTAGAAGAAGGGTGAGAGCATGAGGATGTGCATCAAGTATAGGGAGCTTAACAAGCTCACAATCAAGAATAAGAATCCACTACTTAGAATCGATGATTTGTTTGATCAGCTTTAAGAAGCTAGAGTATTCTCCAAGATCAACTTGAGGCTGGGTATCACCAATTGAAGATTAAAGAGagtgacattagcaagacaGCATTCCAATCACACTATTGTCACTATGAGTTTTTGGTGATGTCTATTGGTTTGACTAACGCCCCAACTGCgttcatggagttgatgaaccgggtatTCCAAGATGTGCTAGATaagtgtgtgattgtgtttattgatgacatcctggtttACTCAAAATCTAAGGAGGGACATGCAGTACATCTCAGGATGGTATTGCAACGGTTGAGAGAGAATAGCAAGTGTGGGTTTTGGCTCTCACAAGTGGTCTTCCTAGGCCATGTTGTTTCAACTACAGGAATCAAAGTCGATCCAGGCAAGGTAAACGCTATAATGGAATGGGAAGCACCAAAGAATGCGGGAAAGATCCGTAGTTTTCTGGGATTGGTTGGTTATTATCGGTGCTTTATCGAGAACTTCTCACACATATCAGTCCCCATGACCAAATTGACCCGAAAAGGAGTGAAATTTGTTTGGTCTGAGGAATGTGAGAAGAGTTTCCAGTCTTGACACTACCTGATGGCACAGGAGGGATGACTGACTACAGTAATGCTTCAAGACTGGGATTGGAATGCGTGTTGATGCAAAATGAAAAGGTTGTGGCTTACGCCTCGAGACagttgaaggactatgagaaaaACTACCCCACCCATGACCCTGAGTTGGCGGCAGTTGTTTTTGCATTAACGATTTGGCACAAACTACTTATATGGCAAGAGGAGTGAGATCTacagggattccatcaatattct containing:
- the LOC122645264 gene encoding uncharacterized protein LOC122645264, with product MEKTLTMIDCTEDYKMWCAAYMLKGEANDWWRSTEPNLVVTHPNLTWEQFKEAFFENYFPKSYRERKVAKFMDVSQGSKLVLEYQQEFKEPLHFAFIHLKDDVKKGKGFEKGLRPGMSSMLVSHGPQIYAKVVQVVKSIEDR